The following coding sequences lie in one Ctenopharyngodon idella isolate HZGC_01 chromosome 11, HZGC01, whole genome shotgun sequence genomic window:
- the zgc:194981 gene encoding uncharacterized protein zgc:194981 isoform X2 — MVCILTLFASILSALIVSGDGMTQNYNSNVINVANFAMNFHNRMNTYPYAFKVVDIISVTAQLYPPARVKYTLQIQAAQTVCENQAGVNLTDCALQSNAECQETTTSPNECCLIIVPENYDVNAY, encoded by the exons ATGGTTTGCATTCTGACCCTCTTTGCATCCATTCTCTCAGCTCTTATTGTTTCAGGGGATGGCATGACACAAAACTACAACAGTAATGTCATTAACGTGGCAAACTTTGCCATGAATTTCCACAATCGCATGAATACCTACCCGTATGCATTTAAAGTGGTGGATATCATATCAGTCACGGCTCAG CTGTATCCTCCTGCACGGGTTAAATACACGTTACAGATACAAGCTGCGCAGACCGTCTGCGAGAATCAGGCGGGTGTGAATCTGACAGACTGTGCTTTGCAGTCTAACGCCGAG TGCCAGGAAACGACTACATCCCCAAACGAATGCTGTCTGATCATTGTGCCTGAGAATTATGATGTAAATGCTTACTAA
- the zgc:194981 gene encoding uncharacterized protein zgc:194981 isoform X1, which produces MVCILTLFASILSALIVSGDGMTQNYNSNVINVANFAMNFHNRMNTYPYAFKVVDIISVTAQLYPPARVKYTLQIQAAQTVCENQAGVNLTDCALQSNAEIMTCSFTVIAVPGNDYIPKRMLSDHCA; this is translated from the exons ATGGTTTGCATTCTGACCCTCTTTGCATCCATTCTCTCAGCTCTTATTGTTTCAGGGGATGGCATGACACAAAACTACAACAGTAATGTCATTAACGTGGCAAACTTTGCCATGAATTTCCACAATCGCATGAATACCTACCCGTATGCATTTAAAGTGGTGGATATCATATCAGTCACGGCTCAG CTGTATCCTCCTGCACGGGTTAAATACACGTTACAGATACAAGCTGCGCAGACCGTCTGCGAGAATCAGGCGGGTGTGAATCTGACAGACTGTGCTTTGCAGTCTAACGCCGAG aTCATGACCTGTTCCTTCACTGTCATTGCAGTGCCAGGAAACGACTACATCCCCAAACGAATGCTGTCTGATCATTGTGCCTGA
- the si:ch73-106k19.2 gene encoding glycine N-acyltransferase-like protein 3: MIILRTEELEQAESVLKQFFPESIKVYGCIFNINRGKPHNLQVIADQWPDFTVIICKPKVQGTKDREGDFNIYSIYSKSKDSLRKFLDTPGVINQDSFTLLAGVDIKHLEAVQEFADQHGLPWKVQVVMNVLMLQDANQLRFKQSSAGLRFSPLSEAQAHLVNSTWKYGGDSNSYNSVLNYISHNPSLCVIEEGATEPVSWLLVYQHAALGLLYTLPQHRRKGYAKLLVSIMGKSLLERGHPVYCFVEEENDTSYKLFTSLGFQHSQGYRAVWFELNKREDKK; encoded by the exons ATGATCATTCTCAGGACAGAGGAACTCGAACAAGCTGAGAGCGTTTTGAAGCAGTTTTTTCCCGAGTCCATCAAG GTTTATGGCTGTATATTCAACATAAACCGGGGGAAACCTCACAATCTGCAGGTGATTGCAGACCAGTGGCCAGATTTCACTGTCATTATTTGCAAACCGAAAGTTCAG gGCACAAAGGATCGAGAAGgagatttcaacatttacagcATCTACTCAAAGAGCAAAGACAGCCTGAGGAAGTTTCTGGACACACCTGGTGTGATCAATCAAGACTCATTCACATTATTGGCAG GGGTTGACATCAAGCATTTAGAAGCGGTTCAGGAGTTTGCGGATCAACATGGACTTCCTTGGAAAGTACAAGTAGTGATGAATGTGTTAATGCTTCAGGATGCAAACCAGCTGCGGTTTAAACAGAG TTCAGCAGGTCTCAGATTTTCTCCGCTCAGCGAAGCTCAAGCACATCTGGTGAACAGCACATGGAAGTATGGAGGAGACAGTAACAGCTACAACTCAGTGCTGAACTACATCTCCCATAATCCTTCACTGTGCGTAATCGAGGAGGGCGCCACCGAGCCCGTCTCTTGGCTGCTTGTGTACCAACACGCTGCTCTTGGTTTACTCTATACGTTACCACAACACAGACGTAAAGGCTACGCCAAGTTACTGGTGTCTATCATGGGCAAATCCCTCCTGGAGCGAGGACACCCTGTGTACTGCTTCGTGGAAGAGGAAAATGACACTTCCTACAAGCTTTTCACATCACTGGGGTTCCAGCATTCACAGGGTTACAGGGCGGTGTGGTTTGAGCTCAATAAACGAGAAGACAAGAAATAG
- the LOC127522799 gene encoding interleukin-17 receptor D-like, which produces MHFFSTCYKSHLILVRFTSVIWNSSAENIYSHLDEESSESSSQTTALNVERPWPRPKIFICYSSKDCPKHLAVIQSFAFFLQDFCGCEVSLDLWEHLEICKEGQMAWLSRRINEAHFIITVCSKGLKYFAEKRQKENNQEPSVI; this is translated from the exons atgcactttttttccACTTGCTACAAATCTCATTTGATCCTGGTTAGATTCACGTCTGTGATCTGGAATTCCTCTGCAGAGAACATCTACTCCCACCTGGACGAGGAGAGCTCAGAGTCGTCGTCTCAGACCACGGCGCTGAACGTCGAAAGGCCCTGGCCGAGGCCCAAGATCTTCATCTGTTACTCCAGTAAAGACTGTCCCAAACATCTCGCTGTCATCCAGAGCTTCGCCTTCTTCCTGCAGGACTTCTGCGGGTGTGAG GTGTCTCTGGATCTCTGGGAACATCTGGAGATCTGTAAGGAGGGTCAGATGGCTTGGCTGAGCCGGCGTATCAATGAGGCTCACTTCATCATCACCGTCTGCTCCAAAGGTCTGAAGTATTTTGCGGAGAAAAGACAGAAGGAGAACAACCAAGAACCGAgcgtaatataa